One Paroedura picta isolate Pp20150507F chromosome 3, Ppicta_v3.0, whole genome shotgun sequence genomic window carries:
- the LOC143831635 gene encoding CD59 glycoprotein-like encodes MDKTKCILFTVFIAIVVFCHSGDALRCYTCEQSPVVCRTNVTCAHEDDVCLQIRFLHLRTYSCWKSSRCTRKIVADEFNADSFRFLCCYKDFCNGSPSSQVVSAAAFGISAVTVLWMLYQ; translated from the exons atggacaaaactAAGTGTATTCTCTTCACAGTCTTCATTGCTATAGTCGTGTTCTGCCATTCTG GCGATGCACTCCGATGCTACACCTGTGAACAAAGTCCTGTAGTGTGCAGGACCAATGTTACTTGTGCCCATGAAGATGACGTTTGCTTGCAAATCAGGTTTT tgcaTTTGAGGACATACAGCTGCTGGAAGTCATCGCGATGCACCCGAAAAATAGTTGCCGATGAATTCAATGCTGACAGCTTTCGATTCCTTTGCTGCTACAAGGATTTCTGCAACGGGAGCCCGAGCTCCCAGGTAGTCAGTGCTGCTGCCTTCGGTATTTCTGCAGTGACTGTGCTTTGGATGCTGTACCAGTAA
- the CHST14 gene encoding carbohydrate sulfotransferase 14: MSQSAAARPRPGPAEPPARQGKARQETRGVAGSCKPLLWRRRRRRSRGGLRPPGTRPPSQAVTAGRLPFLRGSRETLGCSWPSARPLQSRDAVGGRPGARPPGAECCLEAKQLGRPRPRRGSAEEAGRADPLSLKGSGSDRPTAQAPQGGVSFGPGGPAAFPAPRPSSGPMLPQPLIPAAAKGGAGMGGSSVRRATVSARTRLRGSGGTVLLPSMLMFGVIVASSGLLLMIEKGILAEVKPPPLHPSRGELSWRDAGSARAAAVPEDVGYQVLQEIRNRTIRTVCGQKNMPHSILDLSAGQRRTLLKHILVSDKHRFLYCYVPKAACSNWKRVLKVLDGVLENVDVKLKMDHKRDLVFLSDMKPEEIRYRLKHYFKFLFVRDPMERLLSAYRNKFGEIKEYQLKYGVEIVKRYRKNPGKTTGDDVTFSEFLRYLLDEEVERMNEHWMPIYSLCQPCAVRYDFIGSYERLNEDANYVLERVQAPSFLRFPERQSWYKPVTPQTLHYYLCNTPRGLVKELLPKYILDFSLFAYPLPNVTSEFCRQ, translated from the coding sequence ATGTCCCAGAGCGCAGCAGCGCGCCCCCGCCCGGGCCCAGCAGAGCCGCCAgcgaggcaaggcaaggcaaggcaggaaACCCGCGGCGTTGCAGGCAGCTGCAAGCCGctactgtggaggaggaggaggaggaggagccgaggGGGGCTCCGACCGCCTGGGACCCGCCCTCCGAGCCAGGCCGTCACTGCCGGGCGGCTGCCCTTCCTTCGCGGCTCCCGGGAGACCCTTGGCTGCAGCTGGCCTTCCGCCAGGCCCCTCCAGAGCCGCGACGCTGTCGGTGGGCGGCCAGGGGCGCGTCCCCCCGGGGCTGAATGCTGCCTGGAGGCGAAGCAGCTGGGGAGGCCCCGTCCCCGTCGCGGCTCTGCGGAGGAAGCCGGTCGAGCTGACCCGCTTAGCTTAAAGGGGAGTGGCTCAGACAGGCCCACGGCCCAGGCCCCCCAAGGTGGCGTCTCCTTTGGGCCCGGAGGTCCTGCTGCCTTTCCAGCCCCCCGGCCATCCTCGGGGCCCATGCTCCCTCAGCCTCTCATCCCGGCGGCGGCAAAAGGAGGCGCAGGGATGGGGGGCAGTTCCGTGCGGCGGGCCACCGTCTCCGCCAGGACCCGCTTGCGGGGCAGCGGTGGCACCGTGCTGCTGCCTTCCATGCTGATGTTTGGCGTGATCGTGGCCTCCAGCGGCCTGCTGCTCATGATCGAGAAGGGCATCCTGGCCGAGGTGAAGCCCCCTCCGCTCCATCCCTCCCGCGGAGAGCTGTCCTGGAGGGACGCGGGCAGTGCCAGAGCCGCCGCGGTGCCGGAGGACGTCGGGTACCAGGTGCTGCAGGAGATCCGAAACAGGACAATCCGTACCGTGTGCGGTCAGAAGAACATGCCCCACAGTATCCTGGACCTCTCCGCGGGGCAGAGGAGGACCTTGCTCAAACACATCCTGGTTAGTGACAAACACCGTTTCTTGTATTGCTACGTCCCCAAAGCTGCCTGCTCCAACTGGAAGCGGGTGCTCAAGGTTTTAGACGGCGTGCTGGAGAACGTGGACGTGAAGCTGAAGATGGACCACAAGAGGGACTTGGTTTTCCTAAGCGACATGAAACCCGAGGAGATCCGATACCGGCTGAAGCATTATTTCAAGTTCCTCTTCGTCCGAGACCCGATGGAGAGACTTTTATCGGCGTACAGAAACAAATTTGGGGAGATCAAAGAGTACCAGTTGAAATACGGAGTGGAAATAGTCAAAAGATACAGGAAAAACCCTGGGAAAACGACTGGAGATGACGTCACTTTCTCGGAATTTCTCCGCTACCTCTTAGACGAAGAGGTGGAGAGAATGAACGAACACTGGATGCCCATCTACAGCTTGTGCCAGCCCTGCGCGGTGCGGTACGATTTCATCGGTTCCTATGAAAGACTCAATGAAGATGCCAATTATGTTCTGGAACGGGTTCAGGCACCCTCCTTTCTACGCTTCCCGGAAAGGCAATCCTGGTACAAACCGGTGACTCCTCAGACTTTGCATTACTACCTGTGTAACACTCCGAGGGGGCTTGTCAAAGAGCTGTTGCCAAAATACATTTTGGATTTCTCGTTGTTTGCTTACCCTCTTCCAAACGTGACCAGTGAATTTTGCAGGCAGTGA